The following are from one region of the Stanieria sp. NIES-3757 genome:
- a CDS encoding DNA-directed RNA polymerase, beta subunit — protein MTNLSYNLLPDLIEIQRSSFRWFLEEGLIEELNSFSPITDYTGKFELHFLGENYKLKEPKYTVDEAKSRDSTYNVQMYVPTRLINKETGVINEMEVFIGDLPLMTDRGTFIINGAERVIVNQIVRSPGVYYKAETDKNGRRTYSASLIPNRGAWLKFETDKNGLVWVRIDKTRKLSAQVLLKAIGLTDNEIFDGLRHPDFYQKTLDKEGNPSEEEALLELYRKLRPGEPPTVSGGQQLLESRFFDPKRYDLGRVGRYKLNKKLRLNVADTVRVLTQTDILAAIDYLVNLEFDVGSIDDIDHLGNRRVRSVGELLQNQVRVGLNRLERIIRERMTVSEAETLTPAALVNPKPLVAAIKEFFGSSQLSQFMDQTNPLAELTHKRRLSALGPGGLTRERAGFAVRDIHPSHYGRICPVETPEGPNAGLIGSLATYARVNEFGFIATPYYRVENGRVDRDRDPIYLTADEEDDLRVAAGDVPTDEQGYILGESSPIRYRQEFSTCKPDEVDYVAVSPMQIVSVATSLIPFLEHDDANRALMGSNMQRQAVPLLRPERPLVGTGLEAQAARDSGMVVVSRTHGIVTYLDAKVIRVRVMEGDNEPHSPAPGREIEYKLQKYQRSNQDTCLNQRPLVYIGEEVVPGQVLADGSATEGGELALGQNILVAYMPWEGYNYEDAILISERLVYDDVYTSIHVEKFEIEARQTKLGPEEITREIPNVGEDALRNLDERGIIHIGAWVEAGDILVGKVTPKGESDQPPEEKLLRAIFGEKARDVRDNSLRVPNGEKGRVVDVRVFTREQGDELPPGANMVVRVYVAQKRKIQVGDKMAGRHGNKGIISRILPIEDMPYLPDGTPVDIVLNPLGVPSRMNVGQVFECLLGWAGEHLGMRFKITPFDEMYGKEASRETVHGKIKEATYKPGRNWVFDDDNPGKIKVFDGRTGEPFDRPITVGKAYMLKLVHLVDDKIHARSTGPYSLVTQQPLGGKAQQGGQRFGEMEVWALEAYGAAYTLQELLTVKSDDMQGRNEALNAIVKGKPIPRPGTPESFKVLMRELQSLGLDIAVHKIDTSEDGSSRDVEVDLMADTSRRTPNRPTYESLNREDMQEEEV, from the coding sequence ATGACTAATTTATCCTACAATTTGCTACCAGACCTAATCGAAATCCAACGTTCTAGTTTTCGTTGGTTTTTAGAAGAAGGACTAATTGAAGAATTAAATAGTTTTTCTCCAATTACTGACTACACAGGAAAATTTGAATTACATTTTTTGGGAGAAAATTACAAACTCAAAGAACCTAAATATACGGTAGATGAAGCCAAGAGTCGAGATAGTACTTACAACGTGCAAATGTATGTACCGACTCGCTTAATTAATAAAGAAACCGGAGTCATCAATGAAATGGAAGTATTTATCGGCGATCTTCCCTTGATGACTGACCGTGGTACTTTTATTATTAATGGAGCAGAACGAGTTATTGTCAATCAAATCGTTCGTTCTCCAGGAGTTTATTACAAAGCAGAAACAGATAAAAACGGACGACGTACTTATTCTGCTTCTTTAATTCCTAACCGAGGAGCTTGGTTAAAATTTGAAACAGATAAAAATGGTTTAGTTTGGGTCAGAATTGATAAAACCCGTAAACTATCAGCACAAGTATTGCTAAAAGCAATTGGACTAACAGACAATGAAATTTTTGATGGGTTAAGACATCCAGATTTTTATCAAAAGACTCTGGACAAAGAAGGAAATCCTAGTGAGGAAGAAGCTCTACTAGAATTGTATCGCAAATTACGTCCTGGTGAACCGCCAACAGTAAGTGGTGGACAGCAGTTATTAGAATCAAGATTTTTCGATCCTAAAAGATACGATCTTGGTAGAGTTGGTCGTTACAAATTAAACAAAAAACTGCGTCTGAATGTTGCTGATACAGTTAGGGTACTGACTCAAACAGATATTTTGGCTGCGATCGATTATTTGGTTAACTTAGAGTTTGATGTTGGTAGTATCGATGATATTGACCACTTAGGTAATCGACGAGTACGTTCTGTAGGAGAGTTATTACAGAACCAAGTTCGGGTCGGTTTAAACCGTTTAGAAAGAATTATTCGGGAACGGATGACCGTAAGTGAAGCAGAAACCCTAACCCCTGCAGCTTTAGTGAATCCTAAACCTTTAGTTGCTGCCATTAAAGAGTTTTTCGGTTCATCACAGTTATCCCAATTTATGGATCAAACCAATCCTTTAGCTGAGTTGACTCATAAACGTCGTCTTTCTGCTTTAGGACCAGGAGGATTAACCAGAGAAAGAGCAGGATTTGCAGTCAGAGATATTCATCCCTCTCACTATGGTCGAATTTGTCCTGTAGAAACTCCCGAAGGTCCAAACGCAGGATTGATTGGTTCTTTAGCTACCTATGCCAGAGTTAATGAGTTTGGTTTTATTGCCACTCCTTACTATCGAGTCGAAAATGGCAGAGTGGATCGCGATCGCGATCCGATCTATTTAACTGCTGATGAAGAAGACGACTTGCGTGTAGCTGCTGGTGACGTTCCTACCGACGAACAGGGATATATTTTAGGAGAAAGTTCGCCCATTCGATATCGTCAAGAGTTTTCAACTTGTAAACCAGATGAAGTAGATTATGTAGCGGTTTCACCGATGCAAATTGTCTCCGTAGCAACCAGTTTAATTCCCTTCTTGGAACACGACGACGCTAACCGAGCTTTAATGGGTTCAAACATGCAGCGTCAAGCTGTACCATTGTTACGTCCAGAAAGACCTTTAGTAGGAACTGGTTTAGAAGCACAAGCAGCCAGAGACTCAGGGATGGTAGTTGTATCTCGGACTCACGGAATCGTAACCTATTTAGACGCTAAGGTGATCCGAGTGCGCGTCATGGAAGGAGATAATGAGCCTCATTCCCCTGCACCAGGAAGAGAAATTGAATATAAATTACAAAAGTATCAACGGTCTAATCAGGATACATGTCTTAATCAACGTCCGTTAGTATACATTGGAGAAGAGGTTGTTCCTGGTCAGGTTTTAGCTGATGGTTCTGCCACAGAAGGGGGAGAACTGGCTTTAGGTCAAAACATCCTAGTCGCTTATATGCCTTGGGAAGGATATAACTACGAAGACGCGATCTTGATTAGTGAAAGACTAGTTTACGATGATGTGTATACTAGCATTCACGTAGAAAAGTTTGAAATTGAAGCACGACAAACCAAATTAGGACCCGAAGAAATCACTAGAGAAATTCCTAACGTTGGGGAAGACGCGCTCAGAAACCTAGACGAACGAGGCATTATTCATATTGGTGCTTGGGTAGAAGCAGGAGATATCTTAGTCGGAAAAGTTACTCCCAAAGGTGAATCTGACCAGCCTCCTGAAGAAAAATTACTACGTGCCATTTTTGGAGAAAAAGCTCGAGATGTTCGTGATAACTCTTTAAGAGTTCCTAATGGGGAAAAAGGTAGAGTAGTCGATGTTCGAGTCTTCACCAGAGAGCAAGGCGACGAACTGCCTCCCGGAGCAAACATGGTTGTAAGAGTCTATGTAGCTCAAAAACGGAAGATTCAGGTCGGAGATAAAATGGCAGGTCGTCATGGCAATAAGGGAATCATTTCACGAATTTTGCCCATCGAAGATATGCCTTATCTGCCCGATGGTACTCCAGTAGATATCGTTCTCAATCCTTTGGGTGTTCCTTCACGGATGAATGTGGGACAGGTATTTGAGTGTTTACTGGGTTGGGCTGGTGAACATTTGGGGATGAGATTTAAGATTACTCCGTTTGATGAAATGTACGGTAAAGAAGCATCCAGAGAAACCGTTCACGGCAAAATCAAAGAGGCAACTTATAAACCAGGTCGCAATTGGGTCTTTGATGACGATAATCCTGGCAAAATCAAAGTATTTGATGGACGTACTGGGGAACCGTTTGACCGACCAATCACTGTAGGTAAAGCTTATATGCTGAAACTAGTTCACCTAGTCGATGATAAGATTCATGCTCGTTCGACAGGTCCTTATTCTCTTGTCACTCAACAACCTCTGGGCGGAAAAGCTCAACAAGGTGGTCAGCGTTTCGGTGAAATGGAAGTATGGGCATTAGAAGCTTATGGAGCAGCTTATACCTTACAAGAATTACTCACCGTCAAATCAGACGATATGCAAGGTCGAAACGAAGCTTTAAATGCGATCGTTAAAGGTAAACCTATTCCCCGTCCTGGTACACCAGAATCCTTTAAAGTATTAATGCGAGAATTGCAATCGCTAGGATTAGATATCGCTGTACATAAAATAGACACTTCAGAGGATGGCAGTAGTCGTGATGTCGAAGTAGATTTGATGGCTGATACTTCCCGACGTACTCCTAATCGACCTACTTATGAGTCTTTAAATCGGGAGGATATGCAAGAAGAGGAAGTCTAA
- a CDS encoding glycosyl transferase, WecB/TagA/CpsF family produces MDLTTTNKTHEFEEVHLFGTRFHKLTVCQLIEYIVKAAKFNQKTIVGHVNIRGMNFAWEKSWYKNFYNQADLVFCDGFGVLLGAKLHGNCVDKKHRMTCPDYIENLAKTCERNNVSLFLLAGKPGVTDQAIAKLTKVAPQLRIAGHHGYFAKSGWENEVIIEQINQFKPDVLYIGFGMPLQERWILENIAKINAKVFLPLGACLDFYTETVYRGPQWMTDAGLEWLSRLLTEPKRLWKRYIIGNSLFAYRVLLEYLSQRINRSSN; encoded by the coding sequence ATGGATCTCACAACAACTAATAAAACTCACGAATTTGAAGAAGTTCATCTATTTGGTACGAGATTTCATAAATTAACTGTTTGTCAATTAATCGAATACATTGTTAAGGCTGCTAAATTTAACCAAAAAACAATTGTCGGCCATGTTAATATCCGAGGCATGAATTTTGCCTGGGAAAAATCTTGGTATAAAAACTTTTATAATCAGGCAGATTTAGTCTTTTGTGATGGATTTGGTGTGTTACTCGGAGCAAAATTACATGGTAATTGTGTTGATAAAAAACACCGCATGACTTGTCCTGATTATATTGAAAACTTAGCTAAGACTTGCGAACGTAACAATGTTTCTTTATTCTTGTTAGCAGGTAAACCAGGAGTTACCGATCAAGCGATCGCAAAATTAACTAAAGTTGCACCACAGTTACGAATAGCAGGACATCATGGTTATTTTGCCAAATCTGGTTGGGAAAATGAAGTAATAATTGAGCAAATTAATCAATTTAAACCTGATGTTTTATATATCGGTTTTGGTATGCCACTCCAAGAACGTTGGATTTTAGAAAATATCGCCAAAATTAATGCTAAAGTTTTTCTTCCTTTAGGTGCTTGTCTTGATTTTTACACTGAAACTGTTTACCGTGGACCACAATGGATGACAGATGCTGGTTTAGAATGGTTAAGTCGATTACTTACCGAACCAAAACGTTTGTGGAAAAGATACATCATCGGTAATTCATTGTTTGCTTATCGAGTTTTACTCGAATACTTAAGTCAGCGTATCAATCGTAGCTCAAATTAA
- a CDS encoding putative N-acetylglucosaminyltransferase: protein MLGIDQDRQQTNVEKNANKFLLFELNPGGHHPGYLQHLVKYWCAQKFSGHLDVLISRKFAQRHPQIVALGNNNPRVTFIQITLEEQSELFDSSQLEYSFRGRIKRAFQEYQILSRYTKVLGTTHCFLMYLDTILLRLAISSNLPCRFSCIYFRPIFHYANFPNYTSEDREWLWRWRDRVCLPRLLNSPQLDTLFCLDPVVIEDLNRMGKSAKAIHLPDPVQIYNHPESEIQQLKSSLAIEPGRKVFLLFGALSERKGLFKLLDAIATLTPELTQQLCLLLVGPITPRERELLATHLTKLPNSVQIIRLDRFIPDEEIQPYFQIADVILAPYQRHIGMSAILVRAATAQKPVLASDFGLMGEITRRYKLGLTVDSTIPSQIAEGLCRFLQTSPEALCNRSKMSQFAQTNRAELFAGKIFNCLTKSKPTLGGVIL, encoded by the coding sequence ATGTTAGGTATCGATCAAGACCGACAGCAGACCAATGTAGAAAAGAATGCCAATAAATTTCTGCTTTTTGAATTAAATCCTGGCGGACATCATCCTGGTTATCTACAGCACTTAGTTAAATATTGGTGCGCTCAAAAATTTTCTGGACACTTGGATGTCCTAATTTCCCGTAAATTTGCTCAAAGGCATCCTCAGATTGTTGCTTTGGGAAATAATAATCCTAGAGTTACCTTTATTCAGATTACCCTTGAAGAACAAAGCGAATTATTTGATAGTTCTCAACTAGAGTATTCTTTTAGAGGTAGGATCAAACGAGCTTTTCAAGAGTATCAAATACTGTCCCGTTATACCAAAGTCTTGGGTACAACTCACTGTTTTTTGATGTACCTCGATACCATATTGTTACGTTTAGCCATAAGTAGTAACTTACCTTGTCGTTTTTCCTGTATTTATTTTCGACCCATCTTTCACTATGCCAATTTTCCCAACTACACCAGTGAAGACCGCGAATGGCTATGGCGTTGGCGGGATCGAGTTTGTTTACCAAGGCTATTAAACTCTCCCCAGCTTGATACTCTCTTTTGTCTCGACCCAGTAGTAATAGAAGATCTTAATCGTATGGGTAAGTCAGCTAAAGCTATCCATTTACCAGATCCAGTACAAATCTATAACCATCCAGAAAGCGAAATACAACAACTCAAAAGCAGTTTAGCAATCGAACCAGGTCGAAAAGTATTTCTGTTGTTTGGTGCGTTATCAGAGCGAAAAGGACTCTTTAAATTATTAGACGCGATCGCAACTCTAACACCTGAACTAACTCAGCAACTTTGTTTATTGTTAGTCGGCCCAATTACGCCAAGAGAGAGAGAATTATTAGCAACTCATCTAACCAAACTGCCTAATTCTGTCCAAATTATTCGCTTGGATCGATTTATTCCTGATGAAGAAATTCAACCCTATTTCCAAATTGCTGATGTAATTTTGGCTCCCTATCAGCGTCACATTGGCATGAGTGCCATTTTAGTTCGAGCAGCAACTGCACAAAAACCTGTATTGGCTTCTGATTTTGGCTTGATGGGGGAGATAACTCGACGTTATAAATTAGGTTTGACCGTTGACTCTACTATTCCCTCTCAAATTGCTGAAGGATTGTGCCGTTTTTTACAAACAAGTCCAGAAGCTTTATGTAACCGTAGCAAAATGAGTCAATTTGCTCAAACTAATCGAGCCGAACTATTTGCTGGAAAAATCTTTAATTGCCTGACAAAGTCGAAGCCGACTTTAGGCGGAGTAATTCTGTAA
- a CDS encoding hydrolase, TatD family yields the protein MQLIDTHVHINFDVFQGNLNSLRQRWQQAGVVHLVHSCVEPEEFQGIQSLADQFPELSFAVGLHPLDAYKWTDCTANQIKALASSDQRVVAIGETGLDFYKADNYEQQKQALRSQLTIAKELNKPVILHCRDAAQILKQVCQDLGQNQIPKGVMHCWGGNQAETQWFLDLGFYISFSGILTFKNARQIQESAKLVPSDRLLIETDCPFLAPVPKRGKTNEPAYVSYVAEFLASLRNVSVETIAQQTTENACRLFGIQLTQSN from the coding sequence ATGCAGTTAATTGATACCCATGTTCACATCAACTTTGATGTCTTTCAGGGGAATTTAAACTCTTTGCGACAGCGTTGGCAACAAGCTGGGGTAGTACATTTAGTTCATTCTTGTGTAGAGCCAGAAGAATTTCAGGGAATACAGTCCTTAGCGGATCAGTTCCCTGAATTGTCTTTTGCGGTTGGACTACATCCGCTCGATGCTTATAAGTGGACCGACTGTACTGCTAATCAGATTAAAGCTTTAGCTAGCTCTGACCAGAGAGTAGTCGCAATTGGCGAAACTGGGTTAGATTTTTATAAAGCAGATAATTATGAGCAGCAAAAACAAGCTCTGCGATCGCAATTGACAATAGCTAAAGAACTCAATAAACCAGTTATCCTTCACTGTCGCGATGCAGCTCAAATTTTGAAGCAAGTTTGTCAAGATTTGGGACAAAATCAAATTCCCAAAGGAGTAATGCACTGTTGGGGAGGGAATCAAGCAGAAACTCAGTGGTTTTTAGATTTAGGTTTTTATATAAGTTTTAGTGGGATTTTAACTTTTAAAAATGCACGACAAATTCAAGAGTCAGCTAAATTAGTACCTAGCGATCGCTTGTTAATTGAAACTGATTGTCCTTTTTTGGCTCCTGTTCCAAAACGAGGAAAAACTAATGAACCAGCATATGTTAGTTATGTAGCAGAGTTTTTAGCGTCCTTGCGCAACGTTTCGGTAGAAACTATAGCTCAACAAACTACTGAAAATGCCTGTCGACTTTTTGGCATTCAACTAACTCAATCTAACTAA
- a CDS encoding ribosomal protein S20, with amino-acid sequence MANSRSALKRIKIAERNRLRNKAYKSAIRTLMKNYFNAVELYSATPSQDNLEQIQRAMSAAYSKIDKAVKTKVLHNNNGARKKARLAKALKELTAQAS; translated from the coding sequence GTGGCTAATTCTAGATCCGCACTCAAGCGCATTAAAATAGCTGAACGCAACCGACTCCGTAATAAAGCATATAAATCAGCAATTAGAACCCTGATGAAAAACTACTTTAATGCAGTGGAGCTTTACTCGGCAACCCCAAGTCAAGATAACTTGGAGCAAATTCAACGAGCTATGTCGGCAGCCTACAGCAAAATAGATAAAGCAGTCAAAACAAAAGTATTACATAATAATAATGGAGCTAGGAAAAAAGCCCGTTTAGCCAAAGCCCTCAAAGAGCTTACGGCACAAGCCTCCTAG
- a CDS encoding HAD-superfamily hydrolase, which translates to MLIIFTDLDGTLLNQEDYDYQPAIPILNQLKQQQIPLIPVTSKTRSEVEGLRQQIGLGDPFIVENGSGIFIPQSSSNLWKVAAETSQINQYHLHSLGCSYSKAREGLNQIAADLGENLQGFGDFSEKEIQSLTGLPREEAKLAKQREFTEPFITPKQIDAKIVEDTAAKYGFRVLLGDRFSHLIDAQAGKGKAVRWLMSNYQLLAEDEKVITVGLGNSPNDVEMLEAVDIPIVIASVRGVHPGLVSRGWQVAPAPGSQGWAKAVAAIYEQYL; encoded by the coding sequence ATGCTAATTATTTTTACAGATTTAGATGGCACGTTACTTAACCAGGAAGACTATGACTATCAACCAGCTATTCCAATTCTCAATCAGCTAAAACAACAACAAATTCCTCTAATCCCTGTTACTAGTAAAACTCGCTCCGAAGTAGAAGGATTACGTCAGCAAATAGGTTTGGGCGATCCGTTTATAGTTGAAAATGGTAGCGGTATTTTTATTCCGCAAAGCAGTAGTAACTTGTGGAAAGTTGCTGCTGAAACAAGCCAAATCAATCAATACCATTTACATAGTTTAGGCTGTAGCTATAGCAAAGCTAGAGAAGGATTAAACCAGATTGCAGCAGATTTAGGCGAGAATTTACAAGGATTTGGCGATTTTTCGGAAAAAGAAATTCAATCGCTCACAGGACTTCCTCGAGAAGAAGCAAAATTGGCTAAACAGAGAGAGTTCACAGAGCCTTTTATTACCCCAAAACAAATTGATGCCAAAATTGTCGAAGATACAGCAGCTAAATATGGATTTAGAGTGCTACTTGGCGATCGCTTTTCTCATTTAATTGATGCTCAAGCGGGTAAAGGAAAAGCAGTTCGGTGGTTAATGAGTAACTACCAATTATTGGCAGAGGATGAAAAAGTTATTACAGTAGGCTTGGGTAATAGTCCTAATGATGTAGAAATGCTTGAAGCTGTGGATATTCCTATCGTTATTGCTTCTGTGCGAGGTGTTCATCCTGGTTTAGTTTCAAGAGGATGGCAAGTAGCTCCTGCACCTGGTTCTCAAGGGTGGGCAAAAGCAGTAGCAGCTATTTACGAGCAATACTTATAA
- a CDS encoding putative glycosyl transferase, group 1, whose protein sequence is MNVLFLTTNLPSHKLHGSEVASQTIIDALNQAGCDVTVVGYTRKEDNITEFSPQEILVREQYVETKKAKLYPFLWFGQSLIQNLPYSSAKYYSRDYINLVKSLLAQKNYQIVIIDHSQLDWLTNFLPPQTKLIFIAHNIEQEIYRQHCQNSNNFLAKLVYQREADLIRDIEASLTHKVQEIWTLTEHDAKYFAQFNPSAKIRPLPLLSSLDNLNNQSTNKKFEIGLIGSWTWKANQDSLKWFLSKVYPFLPNSISIHIAGRDADWIQEQYPRINYQGFVEDAQQFMAQAKVLAIPTLSGGGIEIKTLDAIASGSQIVATPTATRGISQLPPTVQVAQHPQQFAELLVQAVENQSNANSFELVHQWYSLRREKFLAEVSEAIKQISTNQVNYY, encoded by the coding sequence ATGAATGTTCTGTTTCTGACAACCAACCTTCCTAGTCATAAACTACATGGTAGCGAGGTTGCATCACAAACTATTATTGATGCTCTCAATCAAGCTGGCTGTGATGTCACAGTGGTAGGATACACTCGCAAAGAGGACAACATCACTGAATTTAGTCCTCAAGAAATCTTGGTTCGAGAACAATATGTAGAAACCAAAAAAGCCAAATTGTATCCTTTCTTGTGGTTTGGTCAAAGTTTGATTCAAAACTTACCTTATTCTTCAGCTAAATATTACTCTAGGGACTATATCAATCTAGTTAAGTCTCTATTAGCTCAAAAAAACTATCAAATTGTAATTATTGACCATTCCCAGTTAGATTGGTTGACTAACTTTCTACCACCTCAAACCAAACTGATCTTTATTGCTCACAATATCGAACAAGAAATCTATCGCCAGCATTGCCAAAACAGTAACAATTTTCTAGCTAAATTAGTTTATCAACGGGAAGCCGATCTTATTCGAGACATCGAAGCAAGCCTAACTCACAAAGTGCAAGAAATTTGGACATTAACCGAACATGATGCCAAATACTTTGCTCAGTTTAATCCCTCAGCCAAAATTAGACCTTTACCGCTACTGTCTAGTTTAGATAACTTAAACAACCAATCAACCAATAAAAAATTTGAGATTGGGTTAATTGGGAGTTGGACTTGGAAAGCTAATCAAGACAGTTTGAAATGGTTTTTAAGCAAAGTTTATCCTTTTCTCCCCAATTCCATTTCAATTCATATTGCAGGGAGAGATGCTGATTGGATTCAAGAGCAATATCCCAGAATTAACTATCAAGGATTTGTTGAGGATGCTCAACAATTTATGGCACAGGCGAAAGTTTTAGCAATTCCTACTCTTAGTGGTGGAGGCATCGAAATTAAAACCCTTGATGCGATCGCGTCTGGTTCCCAAATTGTTGCCACTCCAACTGCTACCCGTGGCATTAGTCAACTTCCACCAACGGTACAAGTAGCGCAACATCCCCAACAATTTGCCGAGTTGTTGGTTCAAGCAGTCGAGAATCAATCTAATGCTAATTCTTTTGAATTAGTTCACCAATGGTATTCTCTCCGCCGAGAAAAATTTTTAGCGGAGGTTAGTGAAGCAATCAAGCAAATTTCAACCAACCAAGTAAATTATTATTAA
- the hisD gene encoding histidinol dehydrogenase translates to MTLTAIAKPKTHWVVAKSGYGDYMLRIITQQTEAQTELKRIGDRTFDDDMQPKEELVRQIITNVKTQGDSALLAYTEKFDQQVLPLEKLKVSGSELDAAYQQISQDLLHAIQLACQKIEAFHRQRIPKSWVQFEDDEVVLGKRYTPVDRAGLYVPGGRAAYPSTVLMNAIPAKVAKVPKIVMVTPPGEDLKINPAVLVAAQEAGIEEIYRIGGAQAIAALAYGTETIPKVDVITGPGNIYVTLAKKMVYGKVGIDSLAGPSEVLIIADHQANHVYVAADLLAQAEHDPMAAAVLLTTDASLAYKVQQEVSRQLENHPRKILTEKAIAHYGLIVVVDSLETAAELSNLFAPEHLELEVSEPWDLLEHIRHAGAIFLGSSTPEAVGDYLAGPNHTLPTSGAARYASALGVETFMKHSSLIQYSPVALKKMSSTIQILAQAEGLPSHADSVRLRTD, encoded by the coding sequence GTGACATTGACGGCAATCGCCAAACCGAAAACTCATTGGGTAGTAGCAAAGAGCGGATATGGGGACTACATGCTGCGAATAATCACTCAACAAACTGAGGCACAAACAGAATTAAAGCGGATCGGCGATCGCACATTTGATGACGATATGCAACCGAAAGAAGAACTGGTGAGGCAAATCATCACTAATGTCAAAACTCAAGGTGATAGTGCCTTGCTGGCTTACACTGAGAAATTTGATCAACAAGTGTTACCTTTAGAGAAATTGAAGGTAAGTGGCTCAGAATTAGATGCTGCTTATCAACAAATTTCCCAAGATTTACTTCATGCGATTCAATTGGCGTGTCAAAAAATTGAGGCTTTTCATCGTCAAAGAATACCAAAATCCTGGGTACAGTTTGAGGATGACGAAGTTGTCTTGGGTAAACGCTATACTCCAGTAGATCGAGCAGGGTTGTACGTACCAGGTGGGAGAGCAGCTTATCCCAGCACAGTCTTAATGAATGCTATTCCTGCTAAAGTGGCAAAAGTACCAAAAATTGTCATGGTTACGCCTCCAGGAGAAGACTTAAAAATTAATCCTGCGGTGTTAGTTGCAGCGCAAGAAGCTGGAATAGAAGAAATTTATCGAATTGGTGGCGCACAAGCGATCGCAGCGTTAGCTTATGGAACAGAAACGATTCCTAAAGTAGATGTAATTACAGGCCCTGGCAATATTTATGTAACTCTTGCCAAGAAAATGGTCTATGGCAAAGTTGGGATTGATTCTTTAGCTGGTCCTTCTGAAGTATTAATTATTGCCGACCATCAAGCTAATCATGTTTATGTGGCAGCCGATTTATTAGCACAAGCAGAACACGATCCGATGGCAGCAGCGGTCTTGTTAACTACTGATGCTAGTTTGGCATACAAGGTACAGCAAGAAGTTAGTCGACAATTAGAAAATCATCCGCGTAAGATTTTGACCGAAAAAGCGATCGCTCACTATGGGTTAATTGTAGTAGTAGATTCGTTAGAGACGGCAGCCGAACTATCCAATCTTTTTGCCCCAGAACATTTGGAATTAGAAGTTAGTGAACCCTGGGATTTGTTAGAACATATTCGCCATGCAGGGGCTATTTTCTTAGGAAGTTCTACCCCAGAAGCGGTAGGAGATTATTTAGCTGGTCCAAACCATACTTTACCTACTTCAGGGGCTGCTCGTTATGCTTCAGCTTTAGGAGTAGAGACTTTTATGAAGCATTCGAGTTTAATTCAATATTCCCCTGTCGCGTTGAAGAAAATGTCGAGTACAATTCAAATTTTGGCTCAAGCAGAAGGACTACCTTCCCATGCTGATTCAGTCAGATTAAGAACGGATTAA